From Scomber scombrus chromosome 13, fScoSco1.1, whole genome shotgun sequence, a single genomic window includes:
- the armc8 gene encoding armadillo repeat-containing protein 8 — MACLLEAPLRISVLSEVTATSRHYVDRLFDPDPQKVLQGVIDMKNAVIGNNKQKANLIVLGAVPRLLYLLQQSSSSLELRTECAVVLGSLAMGTENNIKSLVDCHIIPALLQGLLCPDLIFIEGCLRCLRTVFISPVTPVQLLYTDPTVIPHLMSLLSRSHRTQEYITQIFSHCCKTPEHQTVLFNHGAIQNIAPLLISSSYKVRMQALKCFSVLAYENTPVSLTLVTVLVDGELLSQVFVRMMQRDQPIEMQLTAAKCLTYMCRAGAIRTDDSCIVLKTLPCLVRMCSKEHLLEERVEGAETLAYLMEPDVELQRIASTTDHLVAMLADYFKYPSSVSAITDIKRLDHDLKHAHELRQAAFKLYASLGSNDEDIRKKITETDNMMDRIVSGLSESSIKVRLAAVRCLHSLSRSVQQLRTSFHDHAVWKPLMKLLQNAPDEVLVMASSTLCNLLLEFSPSKEPILESGVIELLCSLTQSESPALRVNGIWALMNMAFQADQKVKVEIVRCLGTEQLFRLLSDPDTNVLMKTLGLLRNLLSTRPHIDQIMSSHGKQIMQAVTLILEAEHSIEVKEQTLCILANIADGNTAKELIMTNDDMLQKIKYYMGHSNVKLQLAATFCISNLIWNEEDGSQERQDKLREMGFVDILHKLTQASDPNLSDRAKTAMQQYLA; from the exons TGACATGAAGAATGCCGTCATTGGAAACAATAAGCAGAAGGCCAATCTGATCGTCCTCGGAGCTGTTCCCAG GTTACTGTATCTGCTCCAGCAGAGCTCTTCCAGTCTAGAGCTACGGACAGAGTGCGCCGTGGTGCTGGGCAGCCTCGCCATGGGTACCGAGAACAACATCAAGTCCCTGGTGGACTGTCACATCATCCCTGCCCTTCTTCAAG GTCTCTTGTGTCCGGACCTGATCTTCATTGAAGGATGTCTTCGATGTCTCAGAACTGTCTTCATCAGTCCAGTCACCCCTGTGCAGCTGCTCTATACT GATCCCACTGTGATTCCCCATCTAATGTCGCTACTGAGCCGCTCACACAGGACGCAGGAATACATCACACAGATCTTCTCCCACTGTTGTAAG ACCCCAGAGCATCAGACGGTCCTTTTCAACCACGGCGCCATCCAGAACATTGCCCCTCTACTTATCTCATCCTCTTATAAG GTTCGGATGCAGGCGTTAAAGTGTTTCTCGGTCCTGGCCTATGAAAACACTCCGGTCTCCCTGACACTGGTGACTG TGCTGGTGGATGGTGAGCTGCTCTCTCAGGTATTTGTCAGAATGATGCAAAGGGATCAACCCATTGAAATGCAGTTAACAGCAGCCAAATG TTTAACGTACATGTGTCGAGCGGGTGCCATCAGGACAGACGACAGCTGCATAGTCCTGAAG ACCCTACCCTGCCTCGTACGAATGTGCAGTAAAGAGCATCTTCTGGAGGAGAGGGTGGAGGGTGCAGAGACGCTGGCCTACCTGATGGAGCCTGATGTGGAGCTACAGAGGATCGCCAGCACTACTGACCATCTAGTGGCCATGTTGGCAGACTACTTTAAGTACCCCAGCTCTGTGTCCGCAATCACTGACATCAAGAGG CTGGACCATGACCTGAAGCATGCACACGAGCTGAGACAAGCTGCTTTCAAACTTTACGCCTCGCTAGGCTCCAATGACGAGGACATCCGCAAGAAG atcacAGAGACAGATAACATGATGGACAGGATAGTCAGTGGCTTGTCTGAATCTAGCATTAAAGTCCGCCTGGCGGCTGTCAG GTGTCTACATAGTCTTTCACGATCAGTGCAGCAGCTGAGGACCAGTTTCCACGACCATGCGGTGTGGAAACCCCTCATGAAG CTGTTGCAGAATGCCCCAGATGAAGTCCTGGTCATGGCCTCCTCAACACTATGCAACTTACTGCTGGAGTTCTCACCCAGCAAAGAG ccCATACTGGAGTCAGGGGTGATCGAACTACTATGCAGTCTGACCCAGAGTGAGAGTCCTGCACTTAGGGTCAATGGGATTTGGGCCTTGATG aACATGGCATTTCAGGCAGATCAGAAGGTGAAAGTGGAGATTGTTCGATGTCTGGGGACAGAACAGTTGTTCCGCCTGCTGTCAGACCCTGACACCAATGTGCTGATGAAGACTCTCGGTTTGCTGCGTAATCTGCTGTCAACACGccca CACATTGACCAGATCATGAGTTCTCATGGGAAGCAGATCATGCAGGCGGTGACCCTCATCCTAGAAGCAGAGCACAGTATAGAGGTCAAAGAACAG ACGCTGTGCATCCTAGCTAACATCGCTGACGGCAACACAGCCAAGGAACTCATCATGACCAATGACGACATGCTCCAGAAAATCAAATACTACATG GGGCATTCGAATGTGAAACTGCAGCTCGCTGCCACTTTCTGTATCTCAAACCTTATCTGGAATGAGGAGGACG GTTCTCAGGAGCGTCAGGACAAGCTGCGGGAGATGGGCTTTGTGGACATCTTGCACAAACTCACGCAGGCCTCTGACCCCAACCTCAGTGACAG GGCGAAGACGGCGATGCAGCAGTACCTGGCATGA